In Danaus plexippus chromosome 9 unlocalized genomic scaffold, MEX_DaPlex mxdp_26, whole genome shotgun sequence, the following proteins share a genomic window:
- the LOC116767402 gene encoding protein Tob1 has translation MHIEVQVALNFVISYLYNKLPRRRVNIFGEELEKALKDKFRGHWYPDKPCRGSAFRCLKTGGPLDPVLERAARESGVPVRDVLEHLPRDLAVWIDPGEVSYRIGEKGAVKVLFSSDERTADERTDREVTRAFNPEAQCFRPVEPVAAPSPPAPAAFSPGPPFRAQPLTFTTATFAQTKFGSTKLKTSSKRANRMSPTEFSNYIKQRAVQQQLAARALSPATDPAAYFLARRESAPSAPPAPYAPPTHLLLAN, from the exons ATGCATATTGAAGTGCAGGTTGCGCTTAACTTTGTTATATCGTACCTTTACAATAAACTGCCAAGAAGACGGGTCAATATCTTTGGGGAAGAATTAGAAAAGGCATTGAAAGACAAGTTCAGGGGTCACTGGTACCCCGATAAACCGTGTCGCGGGTCTGCATTCCGATGCTTGAAGACTGGGGGTCCATTAGACCCCGTGTTGGAAAGAGCTGCCCGAGAATCCGGTGTCCCAGTTCGAGACGTCCTTGAACATCTCCCTCGAGATCTTGCAGTGTGGATTGACCCAG GTGAGGTGTCATACCGCATCGGCGAAAAGGGTGCAGTGAAGGTATTGTTCAGCAGCGACGAACGCACTGCCGACGAGAGGACCGACAGAGAG gtaaCCCGCGCGTTCAACCCTGAGGCGCAATGTTTCCGACCAGTAGAGCCAGTAGCCGCCCCTTCACCGCCAGCGCCAGCGGCCTTCTCTCCGGGCCCGCCTTTCCGAGCTCAACCTCTCACTTTCACAACTGCCACCTTCGCTCAAACCAAGTTCGGGAGCACCAAACTGAAGACGAGCAGCAAACGCGCAAACCGCATGTCTCCCACCGAGTTCAGCAACTACATCAAGCAGCGCGCGGTTCAGCAACAGCTGGCGGCGCGGGCGCTGTCTCCGGCGACGGACCCGGCGGCCTACTTCCTAGCAAGACGCGAGAGTGCACCCTCTGCTCCTCCCGCACCGTACGCTCCCCCCACACACTTGCTCCTCGCGAACTGA
- the LOC116767185 gene encoding LOW QUALITY PROTEIN: zinc finger protein 91-like (The sequence of the model RefSeq protein was modified relative to this genomic sequence to represent the inferred CDS: inserted 1 base in 1 codon), whose amino-acid sequence MNVNYDRVCRLCLSSTCELLPIFPTTSSDDSEPPVLASKIKDCVSVQIRENDDLPTNVCRKCMDNVNNWHIFKAVCERTQNRLLSFLNKESDQLEEVKIKNEPLSDEAYDDGVVIDGSYPESENAAPSSKVQPEGPPILASLGLTPRSDKGMDSEKDEDYEEEEEIDQQQFTHVPNMPEVSITVMRPTGETLHARQGIQEIASKDCLVCGRSYRYSHNARRHELNAHSFDRYTNKITNKKQQSHMQPKFRPNPFNPKARLMPNPISHKMQFHSKSIPGRMPQRIVAPPKPIPIKTAKASQNNLPYPLRIKALKDLQIKKKEPQILKTLLTSKPEVLVSEPEIINSGPESPETLISEPEIASFQVETILSEPDGYVNQQQDDDEGVNDNNQGQHYDTVDMESDNEIEIARQNENEIDVDENPMNDPEENQNDEENNMDDGQEDSDRGIDDSDDRQEDLVNNVDGEGGDAKESQDDEAEKDNYQNIKNEDNEDDEMPALNIAPVVEINEDMQTNSYNSDGNEEEEADETVDPNDTVDGDEAEKDLDPDKVYITKTQRDFILKYRDIIEQINTKRCLCCNKEHPRRKAVIQHLQKNGHKVPKHTCYNCVVTYGHIGALLSHMRSNTCTDLWKIIYNENGITDDIVLEDKPDNKIPYKDVVNARSYACKLCPAKFQLKQFIMKHVLDVHEDGQSRVPFSCVHCGMRFKDKNIGKRHIRNGDCTVYIACELCSDKFLNMQDFNDHAVSVHAGNLDPENQNKCVDGRPTDCPICGKKNSSYPNLVKHLKAVHNEEKPHHCQHCDSKFEQTTDLNKHIYMEHSDRSLGMQSIEPDMSIVKEEAEEYHYSCTECNAIFETVDAWTDHQVAEHNQVAHHCDQCEKKFLRPSELAEHKNTHLRVKFYPCNVCSNSYSTPQKLTEHMQQMHPGSNARGGDSDFYCDICVRSFKSRQAYSNHMRIHSRVPTTNRKPGESKGFAPQIVGKPIKQFXMQPGYSPYVPNAPYCCDICGKGFMHKKNIWKHKKVLHADLLNDRNDSEENTMHASTEEDEYNVDENGAILTTPQFNSFNFTNDALPYSCELCYKRFPLRTYLWKHKRAKHGITKPNAGEASETQTQPSSAEGRSSCTICKITFSDKKSYYRHRKNVHKSTVQMCKICGKPLNSTLELYEHLKAAHARELLGYNANQGPSKSQEVVQEMEVEYDEDQDSADPSVDYQARYPCDTCGKQFVGLLALQNHQCINQIQTQPQTFECEICHKSYTSIAALKSHRGWHLRSPDGKAAANNTGLWMPQNKVTTKVSKHEVVDPSQLARVQHSTPANIAKRRLPPEVEITVVNPNKKLRSDDSIELDHQNNSSGGPEDKYCNICDKEFTKRAAYQRHMDEVHQPNSVFCPVCDKSFTRKSTLIVHMKKHYESGEGTSGSTQMDEDSHTCDVCGSVFDSSKSLMAHKNMHHGEDESDQSEDDGGATIQPPGEFTCAQCGDGVATPRDLIAHRAMHATPTKFFCNICKVYFARALDLSSHTRARHSDNEKVFFPCAMCDRFYMNKKSLQRHIEMAH is encoded by the exons atgaaTGTAAATTATGACCGTGTTTGTAGACTGTGCTTGTCATCTACATGTGAATTACTACCGATTTTTCCTACCACCAGTTCGGATGACTCGGAACCTCCTGTCCTCGCTTCGAAGATTAAAGATTGCGTGTCAGTACAG ataaGGGAAAATGACGACCTGCCAACCAATGTCTGCAGGAAATGTATGGATAATGTCAATAACTGGCACATATTTAAGGCAGTATGTGAAAGAACACAAAACAGATTGCtttcgtttttaaataaggAGAGTGACCAACTAGAAGAG gtgaaaataaaaaatgaaccTTTATCTGATGAAGCCTATGATGATGGAGTAGTTATTGATGGTTCATATCCTGAAAGTGAA AATGCAGCCCCATCTAGTAAGGTCCAACCGGAGGGTCCACCTATCTTGGCTTCATTGGGGCTCACACCAAGAAGTGATAAG GGAATGGATAGTGAAAAGGATGAGGACTATGAAGAGGAGGAAGAAATTGACCAACAGCAATTCACACACGTCCCAAACATGCCAGAAGTTTCCATTACGGTCATGAGACCAACCGGTGAAACTCTTCACGCTCGTCAGGGTATTCAAGAAATAGCGTCCAAGGATTGTCTAGTTTGTGGAAGGTCGTACAGATATTCTCACAATGCCAGAAGACATGAATTGAACGCGCACAGCTTTGACagatacacaaataaaataacgaataAGAAACAGCAATCACACATGCAACCAAAGTTCAGGCCGAATCCATTCAACCCCAAAGCCCGCCTCATGCCGAATCCCATAAGCCACAAAATgcaatttcattcaaaatcaATTCCGGGTAGAATGCCACAGAGGATTGTCGCACCGCCGAAGCCGATACCAATTAAAACCGCTAAAGCTTCGCAGAATAACTTGCCATATCCTCTTCGTATAAAAGCATTAAAAGATCTGCAGATCAAAAAGAAGGAACCGCAAATTTTAAAGACACTATTGACTTCCAAACCGGAAGTTTTGGTGTCTGAgcctgaaataattaattcaggTCCAGAAAGTCCTGAGACGTTAATTTCCGAACCGGAAATAGCGTCTTTCCAAGTGGAGACAATTTTATCAGAACCAGATGGATATGTCAATCAACAACAAGATGATGACGAAGGTGTTAACGATAATAACCAAGGCCAACACTATGACACCGTTGATATGGAATCTgataatgaaattgaaattgcACGGCAAAATGAAAACGAGATTGATGTAGATGAGAATCCCATGAATGATCCCGAAGAAAACCAGAATGATGAAGAGAATAATATGGATGATGGGCAAGAGGACAGTGATAGGGGTATTGATGATAGTGATGACAGACAGGAGGATTTAGTAAATAACGTGGATGGTGAAGGTGGTGATGCCAAAGAAAGTCAGGATGATGAGGCGGAAAAAGATaattaccaaaatattaagaatgaaGATAATGAAGATGACGAAATGCCAGCATTGAACATTGCACCCGTCGTCGAGATAAATGAAGACATGCAAACCAACTCTTACAATAGTGACGGTAACGAGGAAGAAGAAGCTGACGAAACGGTTGATCCAAATGACACGGTTGATGGTGATGAAGCCGAAAAAGATTTGGACCCAGATAAGGTGTACATCACAAAAACTCAAAGAGACTTCATCTTGAAGTACCGTGATATCATCGAACAGATCAATACCAAGCGGTGTCTTTGTTGCAATAAAGAACATCCACGCAGGAAAGCGGTTATACAGCATTTGCAGAAAAACGGACACAAAGTCCCAAAGCACACTTGTTATAATTGCGTAGTGACCTATGGACATATCGGTGCTTTGTTGAGTCACATGAGATCGAACACTTGTACTGATCtgtggaaaataatttataacgaaaatGGTATAACCGATGATATCGTGTTAGAAGATAAACCCGATAACAAAATTCCATACAAAGATGTTGTTAACGCTAGGTCCTATGCTTGTAAATTATGTCCAGCGAAATTCCAGctgaaacaatttattatgaaacacgTTTTAGATGTCCACGAGGATGGCCAATCACGTGTTCCGTTTTCTTGCGTCCATTGTGGAATGAGgtttaaagacaaaaatattggTAAAAGACATATTCGCAATGGAGATTGCACTGTGTATATAGCTTGTGAGTTATGTTCTGACAAGTTTTTGAACATGCAAGATTTCAATGATCATGCTGTTTCCGTGCATGCTGGCAACTTAGATCCCGAAAACCAAAACAAATGTGTGGACGGTCGACCGACTGATTGTCCTATCTGTGGTAAGAAGAACAGTAGTTATCCCAATTTAGTGAAGCATTTGAAAGCTGTTCATAACGAAGAAAAGCCTCATCACTGCCAACATTGTGACTCTAAATTCGAGCAAACTACTGATCTTAACAAGCACATATACATGGAACATTCTGATAGAAGTTTGGGTATGCAGTCTATCGAGCCCGACATGTCCATTGTGAAGGAGGAAGCCGAAGAATATCATTATTCATGTACGGAATGCAACGCCATCTTTGAAACTGTCGACGCGTGGACAGATCATCAAGTTGCCGAACACAACCAGGTCGCACATCACTGCGACCAGTGTGAAAAGAAATTCTTACGACCATCAGAACTTGCTGAACATAAAAACACACATTTGCGAGTTAAATTTTATCCATGTAACGTATGTTCGAATTCCTACAGCACACCACAAAAGCTGACCGAGCATATGCAGCAGATGCATCCTGGGTCCAACGCACGTGGAGGTGATAGCGATTTCTATTGCGATATATGTGTTAGATCGTTCAAGAGCAGACAAGCCTATTCTAATCACATGCGTATACACTCTAGAGTTCCGACAACTAACAGGAAACCAGGAGAATCAAAAGGATTTGCTCCTCAAATTGTCGGTAAACCCATAAAGCAAT TCATGCAGCCTGGTTATAGCCCCTACGTCCCCAATGCACCATATTGTTGTGACATTTGCGGAAAAGGATTCAtgcataagaaaaatatatggaaacataaaaaagtgCTACACGCCGATCTACTTAATGATAGGAATGACAGCGAGGAAAATACCATGCATGCTTCTACAGAAGAGGATGAGTATAATGTTGATGAAAACGGTGCCATTTTAACGACGCCacaatttaatagttttaatttcactAACGACGCTTTGCCATATTCATGTGAGTTATGCTACAAACGTTTTCCGCTGCGGACGTATTTGTGGAAACACAAACGCGCCAAGCACGGCATCACCAAACCTAACGCTGGTGAAGCTTCAGAAACGCAAACACAGCCGTCATCGGCTGAAGGGAGATCTAGTTGTACgatatgtaaaataacattctcCGATAAGAAATCATACTATCGTCATAGGAAAAACGTTCACAAGTCGACTGTCCAGATGTGTAAGATATGTGGAAAGCCTTTGAATTCAACTTTGGAATTGTACGAGCATCTTAAAGCTGCGCATGCTCGCGAGTTACTTGGATACAACGCCAACCAAGGTCCGAGTAAATCGCAGGAGGTTGTTCAGGAAATGGAGGTGGAATATGACGAGGATCAAGATTCCGCTGACCCGAGCGTCGATTACCAAGCCAGATACCCGTGTGATACTTGTGGGAAGCAGTTCGTTGGACTTCTTGCTCTGCAGAATCATCAGTGTATAAACCAGATTCAGACACAGCCACAAACATTCGAATGCGAAATTTGTCACAAGAGCTACACGTCAATTGCCGCACTGAAGAGCCATCGGGGATGGCATTTACGGTCTCCAGATGGAAAAGCGGCTGCCAATAACACTGGTTTATGGATGCCCCAAAACAAAGTGACGACCAAAGTCAGCAAACACGAAGTTGTAGATCCGTCTCAACTCGCGCGTGTTCAACATTCAACACCAGCCAATATTGCTAAAAGGAGATTACCGCCGGAAGTCGAAATAACTGTGGTCAATCCGAACAAAAAGCTTCGGTCCGATGATTCTATTGAATTAGATCATCAGAACAATTCATCTGGCGGTCCCGAAGATAAATACTGTAACATTTGCGATAAAGAATTCACGAAGCGAGCGGCCTACCAGCGTCATATGGACGAAGTTCACCAACCGAACTCCGTGTTCTGTCCCGTATGCGACAAGAGCTTTACCAGGAAATCGACATTAATAGTTCACATGAAGAAGCACTACGAAAGCGGAGAAGGTACATCAGGGTCCACGCAAATGGATGAAGATTCGCACACGTGTGACGTATGCGGCAGTGTGTTCGACAGCTCGAAGTCTCTGATGGCCCACAAGAACATGCATCATGGAGAGGATGAATCCGACCAGTCTGAAGACGACGGCGGTGCGACTATACAGCCCCCAGGCGAGTTCACGTGCGCTCAGTGCGGCGACGGCGTCGCTACACCACGCGACTTAATAGCACATCGAGCTATGCACGCCACTCCGACGAAGTTCTTCTGTAATATTTGCAAGGTCTACTTTGCTAGAGCGTTGGACCTCTCCTCCCACACTCGAGCCAGACATTCTGACAACGAAAAAGTATTCTTCCCTTGCGCGATGTGCGACCGTTTCTATATGAACAAGAAGAGTTTGCAACGCCACATAGAAATGGCTCACTGA